From the Neoarius graeffei isolate fNeoGra1 chromosome 1, fNeoGra1.pri, whole genome shotgun sequence genome, one window contains:
- the en2a gene encoding homeobox protein engrailed-2a, whose translation MDENEQRVRGGGGGGGARSAGESELRAPSPGHAPPPYPHPQPPPPPHRLTNFFIDNILRPDFGRKKPEEGVLRRSESSPGAPGQGAQVGQVSTESTSTGKKADTRVADHETLKVQGESKEQCLSSEPELSQPNPSTRTQNQPMLWPAWVYCTRYSDRPSAGPRTRRPKKKSSSKEDKRPRTAFTAEQLQRLKAEFQSNRYLTEQRRQSLANELGLNESQIKIWFQNKRAKIKKASGIKNTLALHLMAQGLYNHATTTKDDKSDSD comes from the exons ATGGATGAGAATGAGCAGAGagtgagaggaggaggaggcggaGGAGGCGCTCGGAGTGCAGGAGAGTCCGAGCTCAGAGCTCCGTCTCCGGGACACGCGCCTCCTCCGTATCCTCATCCTCAGCCACCGCCGCCTCCTCACCGCCTCACCAACTTTTTCATCGACAACATCCTGCGCCCGGATTTCGGACGCAAAAAGCCGGAGGAAGGTGTGTTGAGGAGGAGTGAGAGCAGCCCGGGGGCCCCGGGACAGGGTGCACAGGTGGGACAGGTGTCCACAGAGAGCACGTCCACCGGGAAGAAAGCCGACACGCGTGTGGCAGACCACGAGACGCTCAAAGTGCAAGGAGAAAGCAAGGAGCAGTGCCTGAGCTCGGAGCCGGAGCTTTCTCAGCCCAACCCGtccactcgaacccagaaccagcCCATGCTGTGGCCCGCCTGGGTTTACTGCACGCGCTACTCGGACAGACCCTCAGCAG GTCCCCGAACCCGCAGACCAAAGAAGAAGAGCAGCAGCAAGGAGGACAAGCGGCCACGCACCGCCTTCACGGCCGAGCAGCTGCAGCGTCTGAAGGCGGAGTTCCAGTCGAACCGCTACCTGACAGAGCAGCGGCGGCAGAGCCTGGCTAACGAGCTGGGCCTTAACGAGTCGCAGATCAAAATCTGGTTCCAGAACAAGAGGGCCAAAATCAAGAAGGCTTCCGGAATCAAGAACACGCTAGCGCTGCACCTGATGGCCCAAGGCCTGTATAACCACGCTACCACCACCAAGGACGACAAATCAGACAGCGACTGA
- the insig1 gene encoding insulin-induced gene 1 protein — protein sequence MPRLEVRCWSCSGVKAKDLTHLLLWMASKTGEMMSMVTSVLLHVRSAHLIRRGLVLFAVGVFLALVLYFLQIQRKDADEVLDTLFSSAWWIPLCCGTAAAVVGLLYPYLDSHLGEPHKFKREWASVMRCIAVFVGINHASAKLDFVNNVQLCLTLAALSLGLWWTFDRSRSGFGLGLTTAFFATLITQLLVYNGVYQFPSPQLGYVRSWLPCIFFSGGVTVGNIGRQLAMGTNEKPHHD from the exons ATGCCGAGACTAGAAGTTCGCTGTTGGAGCTGCAGCGGCGTTAAAGCGAAAGATTTGACACATTTGTTGCTCTGGATGGCGTCGAAAACGGGTGAAATGATGTCCATGGTGACTTCAGTGCTGCTCCATGTCCGCTCTGCTCATTTAATCCGGCGTGGACTCGTTTTATTCGCGGTCGGTGTGTTTTTAGCGCTGGTGCTGTATTTCCTGCAGATCCAGCGGAAGGACGCTGATGAAGTGCTGGATACTTTGTTTTCTTCAGCCTGGTGGATTCCTCTGTGCTGCGGAACAGCTGCTG CCGTGGTTGGTTTGTTGTACCCGTATCTGGACAGCCATCTTGGAGAGCCGCACAAGTTTAAGCGCGAGTGGGCGAGTGTCATGCGCTGCATCGCCGTGTTCGTGGGCATCAACCACGCCAGTGCC AAGCTGGACTTTGTGAATAACGTGCAGCTGTGTCTCACTCTGGCTGCTCTGTCTCTGGGTCTGTGGTGGACATTTGATCGCTCGAGGAGTGGATTCGGTTTGGGCCTTACCACAGCGTTTTTCGCCACGCTCATCACCCAGCTGTTGGTCTACAACGGCGTCTACCA GTTTCCATCTCCGCAGTTGGGCTACGTTCGCTCCTGGCTGCCCTGCATCTTCTTCTCTGGAGGAGTGACGGTGGGGAATATCGGCAGGCAGCTAGCTATG GGTACGAACGAGAAACCTCACCACGACTAG